Proteins encoded in a region of the Saccharothrix ecbatanensis genome:
- a CDS encoding DapH/DapD/GlmU-related protein, translating into MSEATRAGTIPRAVLPDHCDVGNGVVVHAHDLRVEPGVRIGDGVHLVGETVHLGRDVRIGADSDLRAGTISIGAGSEIAGGVRVLCADSFRVGDAARVCAGVDVVARSFDAGRLLYLGPHTVVGYGGTLESTAVVRIGDRVSIGPHNILNANCEITLGSDVGSGGYVSLWTHGYHFAHSVLDGYHTAFTPVSIGDRVWLGYHCSVMPGADIGEECIVASGAVVTRSFPARRLLAGVPAKEKTTFDQPVLSDEQALDAVREALRSWHRELRWKGVQADLVDDGVVVQHAGRARFVELRGDAAEVATAGPDERGDRIVVAVDGKPDPEPGDTPFFVVRRRLFSGPTDELVEDLRDHLRRRTMPCGDERTFSSIVPAAFRALTAATEGVHA; encoded by the coding sequence ATGTCTGAAGCCACGCGGGCAGGCACCATTCCCCGCGCAGTCCTCCCCGACCACTGCGATGTCGGGAACGGCGTCGTCGTCCACGCCCACGACTTGCGGGTGGAACCCGGTGTCCGAATAGGGGACGGCGTCCACCTCGTCGGTGAGACCGTGCACCTCGGTCGTGATGTCCGGATCGGCGCCGACAGCGACCTGCGGGCCGGCACGATCTCCATCGGAGCCGGGAGCGAGATCGCCGGCGGGGTCAGGGTCCTGTGCGCGGACAGCTTCCGCGTCGGCGACGCGGCCCGGGTCTGCGCCGGCGTCGACGTGGTGGCGAGGTCCTTCGACGCCGGTCGGCTCCTCTACCTCGGACCGCACACCGTGGTCGGGTACGGCGGCACGCTGGAGTCCACCGCGGTGGTCCGCATCGGCGACCGGGTCTCGATCGGGCCGCACAACATCCTCAACGCGAACTGCGAGATCACCCTCGGGTCCGACGTCGGCTCCGGTGGTTACGTCAGCCTCTGGACGCACGGCTACCACTTCGCCCACAGCGTGCTCGACGGCTACCACACGGCTTTCACGCCGGTCTCCATCGGCGATCGCGTCTGGCTCGGGTACCACTGCTCGGTCATGCCGGGCGCAGACATCGGCGAGGAGTGCATCGTCGCGTCCGGCGCCGTCGTGACCCGGTCCTTCCCCGCACGCCGGCTGCTCGCGGGAGTTCCGGCCAAGGAGAAGACCACCTTCGACCAGCCGGTGCTGTCCGACGAACAGGCGCTCGACGCGGTGCGGGAGGCACTGCGGTCCTGGCACCGGGAGCTGCGCTGGAAGGGGGTCCAAGCCGACCTCGTGGACGACGGCGTGGTCGTGCAGCACGCCGGCCGCGCAAGGTTCGTCGAGCTCCGGGGTGACGCGGCCGAGGTGGCGACGGCCGGACCCGATGAGCGGGGTGACCGCATCGTGGTCGCCGTCGACGGCAAGCCCGACCCGGAGCCGGGCGACACCCCGTTTTTCGTCGTCCGGCGGCGGCTCTTCTCCGGACCGACGGACGAGCTGGTCGAAGACCTGCGGGACCACCTGCGCCGCCGCACCATGCCGTGCGGTGACGAGCGCACGTTCAGCAGCATCGTGCCCGCCGCGTTCCGCGCGCTCACCGCAGCGACCGAGGGGGTGCACGCGTGA
- a CDS encoding DegT/DnrJ/EryC1/StrS family aminotransferase: protein MIETAASIDHNAPLITDEDRAAVDRVLRSGWIAPGPERRRFEADLTGHFGGGAAVATTSGTLALFLSMVGLDLPEGASVAVPTYSCVALLDAVRLAGCHPLVVDVDPDDLTMSPQSLADVSRRFGPVDAAIVVHTYGATAPLPDLRQHSARLVEDCCQSFGTNGPYGQHGNFGEIAVSSLYATKVITGATGGFCWTADPDAAARMHRYTEAGFRSRRWPRLVLTLSDVHAALARSQLARLDGVRARRAWIADQFLSACPARLAPIGLPDAERVVYRFVLRCADEAERERLHRHFRQRRIDASRLIQGEALLHRELGLDPRGFPSAEAAVTRTLSLPLHPSMSDDAVRRICDALAALPS from the coding sequence ATGATCGAAACGGCGGCGTCGATCGACCACAACGCACCGCTGATCACCGACGAGGACCGGGCCGCGGTGGACCGGGTGCTGCGCTCGGGGTGGATCGCGCCGGGACCTGAACGCCGGCGGTTCGAGGCCGACCTGACCGGGCACTTCGGCGGCGGTGCGGCGGTGGCCACCACGTCGGGGACGCTCGCGCTCTTCCTGTCGATGGTGGGGCTGGACCTGCCGGAGGGCGCGTCCGTCGCCGTGCCCACCTACTCCTGCGTCGCCCTGCTCGACGCCGTGCGGCTCGCCGGCTGCCACCCACTGGTCGTGGACGTCGACCCGGACGACCTGACCATGTCGCCGCAGTCGCTGGCGGACGTGAGCCGCCGGTTCGGCCCGGTGGACGCCGCGATCGTCGTGCACACCTACGGCGCGACCGCGCCACTTCCCGACCTGCGGCAGCACTCCGCCAGGTTGGTGGAGGACTGCTGCCAGTCCTTCGGCACGAACGGCCCGTACGGACAGCACGGGAACTTCGGCGAGATCGCCGTGTCCTCCCTCTACGCGACGAAGGTGATCACCGGCGCCACCGGTGGCTTCTGCTGGACCGCAGACCCCGACGCCGCGGCGCGGATGCACCGCTACACCGAGGCGGGGTTCCGCAGCCGGCGGTGGCCGCGACTGGTGCTCACCCTCTCCGACGTGCACGCGGCGTTGGCCCGCTCCCAGTTGGCCCGGCTCGACGGCGTTCGCGCCCGGCGCGCGTGGATCGCCGACCAGTTCCTGTCCGCCTGCCCAGCCCGGCTCGCGCCGATCGGGCTGCCCGACGCGGAGCGCGTGGTCTACCGGTTCGTGCTCCGGTGCGCCGACGAAGCCGAACGCGAGCGCCTCCACCGCCACTTCCGGCAACGACGGATCGACGCCAGCAGGCTGATCCAGGGTGAAGCGCTGCTGCACCGCGAACTCGGCCTCGACCCGCGCGGGTTCCCGTCCGCCGAAGCGGCTGTGACGAGGACCTTGTCACTCCCCCTCCACCCGAGCATGTCCGACGACGCGGTGCGGCGGATCTGCGATGCCCTCGCGGCGCTGCCGTCCTGA
- a CDS encoding sugar phosphate isomerase/epimerase family protein has translation MLGVSTSVLVDKANFDGLLEYGPQIVEFYTYPPAAIPVISEFCADNGIVPALHTPTPHPTGITRYCPTGPDPDEAEAAAVAMEATVRCAAELAAQHVVVHFPTPYPPHPADAFDRFAGPFLDFAAVLAREHGVTVLLENLTPNTHCSSAEQYAKVLDGWPDLGLCLDVGHAFLRAGPDEVLAFADLVGDRIKSVHLYDTDPDVPGHHPYPAPGHGRAPAVPHEVIAHVIRTCRPAAVVLEHESSDRVAPDHATLDWLRQVAAPHLEENRR, from the coding sequence ATGCTCGGTGTGTCCACAAGCGTCCTCGTCGACAAGGCGAATTTCGACGGCCTGCTCGAGTACGGGCCGCAGATCGTCGAGTTCTACACCTATCCCCCGGCGGCGATACCGGTGATCAGCGAGTTCTGCGCGGACAACGGGATCGTGCCCGCCCTGCACACGCCGACACCGCACCCGACCGGCATCACGCGGTACTGCCCGACCGGGCCGGACCCGGACGAGGCCGAGGCGGCAGCCGTGGCGATGGAGGCGACCGTCCGCTGCGCGGCCGAACTCGCCGCGCAACACGTCGTCGTGCACTTCCCGACGCCCTACCCGCCGCACCCGGCCGACGCATTCGACCGGTTCGCCGGACCGTTCCTCGACTTCGCCGCCGTGCTCGCGCGCGAGCACGGCGTGACGGTGCTACTGGAGAACCTGACGCCGAACACCCACTGCTCCAGTGCCGAGCAGTACGCGAAGGTCCTCGACGGGTGGCCCGACCTCGGGCTGTGCCTCGACGTCGGCCACGCGTTCCTGCGCGCCGGCCCGGACGAGGTGCTCGCCTTCGCCGACCTCGTCGGCGACCGCATCAAGTCGGTGCACCTGTACGACACCGACCCCGACGTGCCGGGGCACCACCCGTACCCGGCGCCGGGCCACGGGCGTGCGCCCGCGGTGCCGCACGAGGTGATCGCTCACGTGATCCGCACCTGCCGGCCGGCCGCGGTGGTGCTGGAGCACGAGTCGTCCGACCGGGTCGCACCGGACCACGCGACCCTCGACTGGTTGCGCCAGGTCGCCGCGCCACACCTCGAGGAGAACCGCAGATGA
- a CDS encoding pentapeptide repeat-containing protein, protein MADSHHVSLLEKLDTADDRAHVLADIAELTALLLKTTSRGLQLSEANLANLDLSEADLTGATLNRAVLHGTSFRRAKLDRVTMICPGMERTDLTDCSMRDAYVHALAAQTCKMDRADLSNIRDATGSLFHGCSMRGAKLTDGHLAGAAFYQCDLDGADLGAANLQGASINECILRNARLDAAQCDQLVVTKCDISGLSLRGAAGQGVVLQRATGADNLELSGAVLPLLRLNGIRGREVAARRLGARGADISECMLPGADLSESDLTGARIRSSNLDGSRLRSASLVSASIGDSTFVEADLTAAQAENLHVVESQFRGARMRGFTARCATFRDVDLRAVDLSESNLYRAMLTGDPPQGMCLADASLTGAILVQAYVAADLRGADLRGVNAAYSRFSQSNVSRADLSGAALFQSTWVKVDCHDAKFDAVSPPFFVDRCPGLKAAVEASGGPSTKALSSYLTAFEGVLRGETRGST, encoded by the coding sequence GTGGCCGATAGCCACCACGTGAGTCTGCTGGAGAAGCTCGACACCGCAGACGACCGGGCGCACGTCCTTGCCGACATCGCGGAGCTGACCGCGTTGTTGTTGAAGACCACCAGCCGCGGGTTGCAGCTGAGCGAGGCCAACCTGGCGAACCTCGACCTGTCCGAGGCCGATCTCACCGGGGCGACGCTGAACCGGGCCGTGCTGCACGGCACGTCCTTCCGCCGCGCCAAGCTCGACCGGGTCACGATGATCTGTCCCGGGATGGAGCGCACCGATCTGACCGACTGCAGCATGCGCGACGCGTACGTGCACGCGCTGGCGGCGCAGACGTGCAAGATGGACCGCGCGGACCTCTCCAACATCCGGGATGCCACGGGGAGCCTGTTCCACGGGTGCTCTATGCGTGGCGCCAAGCTCACCGACGGGCACCTCGCGGGCGCGGCGTTCTACCAGTGCGACCTGGACGGCGCGGACCTCGGCGCGGCCAACCTCCAGGGTGCGTCGATCAACGAGTGCATCCTGCGCAACGCTCGCCTGGACGCCGCCCAGTGCGACCAGTTGGTGGTGACCAAGTGCGACATCAGCGGGCTGAGCCTGCGCGGTGCCGCGGGACAGGGCGTGGTGCTGCAACGAGCCACCGGCGCCGACAACCTGGAGCTGTCCGGCGCCGTGCTGCCGCTGCTGCGCCTGAACGGCATTCGCGGCAGGGAGGTCGCGGCACGTCGCCTCGGCGCCCGCGGTGCGGACATCTCCGAGTGCATGCTGCCCGGCGCCGACCTGTCCGAGTCCGACCTGACCGGTGCGCGGATCCGGAGCAGCAACCTCGACGGCAGCAGGTTGCGCTCGGCGTCCCTGGTATCGGCGTCCATCGGTGACTCCACCTTCGTGGAGGCCGACCTGACCGCTGCGCAGGCGGAGAACCTCCACGTCGTGGAGAGCCAGTTCCGCGGTGCCCGGATGCGCGGGTTCACCGCGCGGTGCGCGACCTTCCGCGACGTTGACCTGCGTGCCGTGGACCTGTCCGAGAGCAACCTCTACCGCGCGATGCTCACCGGCGACCCGCCGCAGGGGATGTGCCTGGCGGACGCCTCGTTGACCGGGGCGATCCTGGTCCAGGCGTACGTCGCGGCTGATCTCCGGGGCGCCGACCTGAGGGGCGTCAACGCCGCGTACAGCCGGTTCAGCCAGTCCAACGTGTCCCGCGCCGACCTGTCCGGCGCCGCGCTGTTCCAGTCGACGTGGGTGAAGGTCGACTGCCACGACGCGAAGTTCGACGCCGTCTCCCCGCCGTTCTTCGTCGACCGATGTCCCGGTCTCAAGGCCGCCGTCGAAGCGTCCGGCGGGCCGTCCACGAAGGCCCTGTCCTCCTACCTGACGGCGTTCGAGGGTGTGCTCCGGGGTGAGACGCGTGGCTCGACCTGA
- a CDS encoding PIG-L deacetylase family protein — MISTPGDRSPVLVLVAHPDDAEIAVGGTIAKLRSAGVRVVVAVMTVPEEGNSADQRVRHTEEAAATLGYELCWLPRRYLQVEAMGEVQAVREVDQLLREVRPSTVLTHWRGDGHVDHRLTANAALAALRNHQIDLYAFRPGEPQTPAAALFSPTVFVDITDHTHVKAAALHPFTLPRPGFRPVDPLPIDATDQFYGRLSGCDRAEAFVVERQHGLSGVPT, encoded by the coding sequence ATGATCTCGACACCTGGAGACCGGTCGCCGGTGTTGGTGCTCGTCGCGCACCCGGACGACGCGGAGATCGCGGTGGGGGGCACGATCGCCAAGCTTCGCAGCGCCGGCGTCCGCGTGGTCGTCGCCGTGATGACGGTCCCGGAGGAAGGGAACTCCGCCGACCAACGGGTGCGCCACACCGAGGAAGCCGCGGCCACGCTCGGCTACGAGCTGTGCTGGCTCCCCCGGCGCTACCTGCAGGTCGAGGCGATGGGTGAGGTCCAGGCCGTCCGGGAGGTCGACCAGCTCCTCCGTGAAGTCCGACCGTCGACCGTGCTCACCCACTGGAGGGGCGATGGGCACGTTGATCACCGACTGACCGCGAACGCCGCCCTGGCCGCGCTGCGCAACCACCAGATCGACCTGTACGCGTTCCGTCCGGGAGAGCCGCAGACCCCCGCCGCAGCGCTGTTCTCTCCCACCGTGTTCGTCGACATCACCGATCACACCCACGTCAAGGCGGCGGCTCTTCACCCGTTCACCCTGCCCAGGCCGGGCTTCCGCCCCGTCGATCCCCTCCCGATCGATGCGACCGACCAGTTCTACGGACGGCTGAGCGGCTGCGACCGCGCCGAAGCCTTCGTCGTGGAACGGCAACACGGGTTGAGCGGCGTCCCCACCTGA
- a CDS encoding nucleotidyltransferase family protein → MPTLETLSPESTLILAVAKPELTPAQAQECRDLLAEHHEALDFGAFVDQAARHGVLPLIGRNMLRHHVNINDENRCVVPYCWLYSGAYTSNRSRNRAISDDTGHLLRALAAHGVKYAVRKGPVLAEHRYRDIGVRHMGDIDILVNRADLPACAEALSERGFHQGKLDRNRTRVIPFERATRMFWQLNLNNELPYVKPADHDDVDQYSVDLCLSIFPVGGNYPDTDELLDRAVDLTLCGTDARALSLEDELLDLCVHLHKEATSLRYIKAGTDLTLRKFQDVALTCAEMDKRGDWPLFHRRAVDAGVAEHVYFSLHHTKILFDGLVPGAVLDALRPANLDYLDEYGHADGAPGRWEIPFLTRLFDVGRRSRVSGSTTIPFR, encoded by the coding sequence ATGCCGACGCTGGAAACCCTCTCCCCCGAGTCGACCCTGATCCTGGCAGTGGCCAAGCCTGAGCTGACCCCGGCGCAGGCGCAGGAGTGCCGGGACCTCCTGGCCGAGCACCACGAGGCGCTCGACTTCGGCGCTTTCGTCGACCAGGCAGCCAGGCACGGCGTGCTCCCGCTCATCGGTCGCAACATGTTGCGCCACCACGTGAACATCAACGACGAGAACCGGTGTGTGGTCCCGTACTGCTGGCTGTACAGCGGCGCATACACGTCCAACCGGTCGCGCAACCGCGCCATCTCCGACGACACCGGTCACCTGCTCCGCGCGTTGGCCGCGCACGGCGTGAAGTACGCGGTGCGCAAGGGGCCCGTGCTCGCTGAACACCGGTACCGGGACATCGGGGTGCGCCACATGGGCGACATCGACATCCTGGTTAATCGGGCCGACCTGCCCGCGTGCGCGGAGGCGCTCAGCGAACGGGGCTTCCACCAGGGCAAGCTGGACCGGAACCGCACTCGGGTGATCCCCTTCGAGCGGGCCACGCGCATGTTCTGGCAGCTCAACCTGAACAACGAGCTGCCCTACGTCAAACCCGCCGACCACGACGACGTCGATCAGTACAGCGTCGACCTCTGCCTGAGCATCTTCCCGGTCGGCGGGAACTACCCCGACACCGACGAGCTGCTGGACCGCGCCGTCGACCTCACCCTGTGCGGGACGGACGCGCGAGCGCTGTCGCTGGAGGACGAGCTCCTCGACCTGTGCGTGCACCTGCACAAGGAGGCGACGAGCCTGCGCTACATCAAGGCCGGCACCGACCTCACGCTGCGGAAGTTCCAGGACGTCGCGCTGACCTGCGCCGAGATGGACAAGCGCGGGGACTGGCCGCTGTTCCACCGGCGGGCGGTCGATGCGGGAGTCGCCGAGCACGTGTACTTCTCCCTGCACCACACCAAGATCCTGTTCGACGGCCTGGTCCCGGGCGCCGTGCTGGACGCGCTCCGCCCCGCGAACCTGGATTACCTCGATGAGTACGGCCACGCCGATGGTGCTCCAGGGCGGTGGGAAATCCCCTTCCTCACCAGGCTCTTCGACGTCGGCCGCCGCAGCCGGGTGTCCGGTTCCACCACCATCCCGTTTCGTTGA
- a CDS encoding acyl-CoA dehydrogenase family protein, with amino-acid sequence MSRDDELGELVAVLAQEADQVDREAHFPRRGIAALRERGLFGLMVPEEYGGLGGGLAEFTRTAAGLGSGCLSTALIWAMHCQQVDTVVRFGSERLRGEVLPRVARDGLYLASVTTERGKGGHLLSADSALTADGNEIVVDRDAPVVTGGAHADGYLLTARNAPGAAATETTLVYAHRSQVATEETGGWDTLGMRGTESVALRITGRVPDWQVVGPPGGFREVAVESMIPVGHLGWAACWLGAANGAFTGVMNAVRKRDPAIRVNLASDLARERIGRIRVDLELVGAYLDRARAEVESARATGRTLDRPPVQVTINSLKLAASELSFRAVDGLVQLTGLSVGYRKDSPIPLERIYRDLRSASLNYANDRLWTSVGEHSVLDRGAGLTR; translated from the coding sequence ATGAGCCGAGACGACGAGTTGGGCGAGCTGGTGGCCGTCCTGGCCCAGGAGGCCGACCAAGTCGACCGGGAAGCCCACTTCCCCCGACGCGGTATCGCCGCCTTGCGGGAGCGCGGTCTGTTCGGGCTGATGGTCCCGGAGGAGTACGGCGGACTGGGTGGCGGGCTGGCGGAGTTCACCAGGACGGCTGCCGGCTTGGGCTCGGGCTGCTTGTCCACCGCCCTGATCTGGGCGATGCACTGCCAACAGGTCGACACCGTCGTGCGCTTCGGATCCGAGCGGCTGCGCGGCGAGGTGCTGCCCCGAGTGGCGCGGGACGGCCTCTACCTGGCCTCGGTGACGACCGAGCGGGGCAAGGGCGGGCACCTGCTCAGCGCCGATTCGGCGCTGACCGCGGACGGGAACGAGATCGTGGTCGATCGCGACGCCCCGGTGGTCACCGGCGGCGCGCACGCCGACGGGTACTTGCTCACCGCTCGGAACGCCCCGGGCGCCGCCGCCACCGAGACGACGCTTGTCTACGCGCACAGGTCCCAGGTGGCCACGGAGGAGACCGGCGGGTGGGACACGCTGGGCATGCGCGGCACGGAGAGCGTGGCGCTGCGGATCACCGGCCGCGTGCCCGACTGGCAGGTCGTAGGACCTCCAGGTGGCTTCCGCGAAGTGGCCGTCGAGAGCATGATCCCCGTGGGCCACCTGGGCTGGGCGGCATGCTGGCTGGGTGCGGCGAACGGCGCCTTCACCGGGGTGATGAACGCCGTGCGGAAGCGCGACCCCGCGATCCGCGTGAACCTGGCCTCCGACCTGGCCCGGGAGCGCATCGGGCGGATCCGGGTCGACCTCGAACTCGTCGGCGCCTACCTCGACCGGGCACGTGCCGAGGTGGAGTCGGCCAGAGCGACGGGCCGCACCCTGGACCGACCGCCGGTCCAGGTCACGATCAACTCGCTGAAGCTGGCGGCCTCGGAGCTCAGCTTTCGAGCGGTGGACGGTTTGGTGCAGTTGACCGGACTGTCCGTGGGCTATCGCAAGGACTCTCCGATCCCACTGGAGCGGATCTACCGGGACCTGCGCTCGGCCAGCCTCAACTACGCGAACGACCGGTTGTGGACCTCGGTCGGCGAGCACAGCGTGCTCGACCGCGGGGCCGGCCTTACGCGCTGA
- a CDS encoding type III PLP-dependent enzyme has product MVDDNYRASLEARERETLAALRERYGSPIYVYRLDRVRRAAADLKASLPDDALIYYSLKANPEVPIAAELAGAGFSAEVSSAGELTAALAAGYRADQCLYTGPGKTAEEIDNALLAGIRLFSVESVGDYRRVARTAAAHAVQSRCLVRVNPERGAAGTGLRMSGKPSQFGIELGNLDELMAVRQDSLDIVGTHVFLGTNVRTEEELIAEFAVGVEVTAVVRRRLGIVGGQANLGGGFAAPFAEPGTRPRYSALRAAVSDMLHTGLPGWREGAPRIAFESGRALVGDCGTLVCTVTDVKTSRSTTQVVLDAGTNALGGMSGLGRLMPTGVRAVPLDLELVGAPREAALVGPLCTPLDVLARSRITMVPDVDSALAVPNVGAYGLHASLLAFLSRPMPGIVVLDGDHVVSAERLEFGRGPLAEREGVR; this is encoded by the coding sequence GTGGTTGACGACAACTACCGCGCCTCGCTGGAAGCCCGGGAACGGGAGACCCTGGCAGCTCTGCGCGAGCGCTACGGAAGCCCGATTTACGTCTACCGGCTCGACAGGGTACGGCGCGCGGCAGCCGACCTGAAGGCGTCGCTGCCCGACGATGCGCTGATCTACTACTCGCTGAAGGCGAACCCGGAGGTCCCGATCGCGGCCGAACTCGCCGGTGCCGGATTCAGCGCGGAGGTCAGCTCGGCGGGAGAACTGACTGCGGCCCTGGCCGCGGGTTACCGCGCCGATCAGTGCCTCTACACGGGACCGGGCAAAACCGCAGAAGAGATCGACAACGCCCTCCTGGCGGGCATTCGGCTGTTTTCGGTCGAATCGGTCGGGGACTATCGGCGAGTGGCCCGCACGGCAGCCGCTCACGCCGTCCAGTCGCGGTGCCTGGTCCGGGTGAACCCGGAGCGCGGTGCGGCGGGGACCGGGTTGCGAATGTCCGGCAAGCCCTCCCAGTTCGGCATCGAACTCGGCAACCTGGACGAACTCATGGCGGTCAGGCAGGACAGCCTCGACATTGTGGGAACCCACGTCTTCCTCGGCACAAATGTGCGCACTGAGGAGGAGTTGATCGCGGAGTTCGCGGTCGGCGTCGAAGTGACCGCGGTAGTCCGGCGGCGGTTGGGGATCGTCGGCGGTCAGGCGAACCTCGGCGGCGGGTTCGCGGCTCCCTTCGCCGAGCCCGGCACGCGACCGCGCTACTCCGCGTTGCGTGCGGCCGTGTCGGACATGCTCCACACCGGACTGCCGGGCTGGCGGGAGGGTGCGCCGCGGATCGCGTTCGAATCCGGCCGCGCACTCGTCGGTGACTGCGGCACGCTCGTGTGCACGGTGACCGACGTCAAGACCAGCCGGAGCACCACTCAGGTAGTGCTCGATGCGGGCACCAACGCGCTCGGCGGCATGTCCGGGCTCGGGAGGTTGATGCCCACAGGCGTGCGCGCCGTGCCGCTGGACCTGGAACTGGTCGGCGCTCCCCGGGAGGCGGCGCTGGTCGGGCCGCTGTGCACGCCACTGGACGTGCTGGCCCGCAGCCGGATCACGATGGTGCCCGACGTCGACTCGGCGTTGGCTGTGCCGAACGTCGGCGCCTACGGGCTGCACGCGAGCCTGCTGGCGTTCCTGAGCCGACCGATGCCGGGGATCGTGGTCCTCGACGGCGACCACGTCGTGTCCGCCGAGCGGCTCGAATTCGGCCGCGGTCCCCTGGCCGAGCGCGAGGGCGTCCGATGA
- a CDS encoding phosphopantetheine-binding protein, with translation MSEQRTNDQTVDEGFEHLLRGFLSQLPESEPLTAGLDLRAAGLDSLGTVEMLMDIEQTYGVEFPDEALTFEVFATPAALWTAISALRDGAVLRG, from the coding sequence ATGTCTGAACAGCGGACCAACGACCAGACGGTGGACGAGGGGTTCGAGCACCTGCTCCGCGGCTTCCTGTCCCAACTGCCCGAGTCCGAGCCGCTGACCGCGGGTCTCGACCTGCGGGCTGCCGGACTGGACTCGCTGGGCACAGTCGAGATGCTGATGGACATCGAGCAGACCTACGGCGTCGAGTTCCCCGACGAGGCGTTGACGTTCGAGGTGTTCGCCACGCCCGCGGCATTGTGGACCGCGATCTCCGCGCTGCGTGATGGCGCGGTGCTGCGTGGTTGA